A single window of Montipora capricornis isolate CH-2021 chromosome 14, ASM3666992v2, whole genome shotgun sequence DNA harbors:
- the LOC138033264 gene encoding uncharacterized protein isoform X2 translates to MADRNIQDEITRLRLKLLKQKMKSEPSGASYSGHMAPYVSPSNRRTGIQERLEAETLKSQKLLERVKEERQRQKKPTFNRNEDHTREMMMMMMMSQNMQMQQMMLQQMMSSSTAPGLQTTEKPAHNNVNSSSAFKPLEIEQIGHREMTPFTSQTQRIDPQPPVSRPTEPVSAQRKPLTRTVIRRGVATPVRPTERVPEPRPKPHASVNTGGFIGQVVRSNPVAPYPFPGPRGARKLRHYGYASWACFILISLLKKRQEKRLEAMAQLNGVINQAIDELHSKHYLDRDGAIYAILQDATQEDGLDLKIKNPGVFQRLSQESQAAIRELSSIVENLVDNIVQINPSNGLLSATREGVLWEMTQVGVLLPQDYLWQVEEENITFGARGELVQVTKQISAVLFLGLFVSRGLVSTLLLKPAEYGVMETAPSDLASSNLKPLASEISSQVFSDEDMKYIYKKIDDSINWSKASLKEWAEAFVDALDRS, encoded by the exons atggcggataGAAACATTCAAGACGAAATAACAAGACTGCGTTTAAAATTGCTCAAGCAA aaaatgaaatcaGAGCCTTCTGGTGCAAGTTACAGCGGCCATATGGCACCTTACGTTTCTCCATCAAATCGACGCACTG GAATCCAGGAAAGGCTAGAAGCTGAAACTCTGAAGAGTCAAAAACTTCTTGAAAGAGTCAAG GAGGAGAGACAGCGTCAGAAAAAACCAACATTCAATAGAAATGAGGATCATACAAGAG agatgatgatgatgatgatgatgtcacaGAATATGCAAATGCAGCAGATGATGCTACAACAGATGATGTCATCCTCAACTGCACCTGgattacaaacaacagaaaagCCTGCTCATAACAA TGTCAACAGCTCTTCTGCATTCAAACCATTGGAGATTGAACAGATTGGTCATCGAGAAATGACACCATTTACCAGTCAGACGCAGAGaa TTGATCCTCAACCTCCTGTCTCCAGACCAACTGAACCAGTTTCTGCTCAGCGAAAACCTTTAACAAGAACAGTG ATACGAAGGGGTGTTGCTACTCCTGTCAGACCAACGGAGCGAGTTCCAGAGCCGAGGCCTAAACCTCATGCATCTGTTAATACTGGAGGCTTTATTGGTCAAGTTGTAAGGAGCAATCCGGTAGCACCATACCCTTTTCCTGGTCCCAGGGGAGCAAGAAAGTTGCGGCATTATGGCTATGCGTCTTGGGCTTGCTTTATACTTATATCCTTGTTAAAGAAACGTCAAGAGAAAAGGCTTGAAGCGATGGCACAGCTCAACGGTGTTATAAACCAAGCTATCGACGAACTCCATAGCAAGCACTATCTTGATCGCGATGGTGCTATTTACGCCATACTTCAAGATGCAACCCAAGAGGATGGCCTtgatctaaaaataaaaaatcctgGAGTTTTTCAGAGACTATCACAGGAATCTCAAGCGGCAATTCGAGAACTTTCATCAATTGTTGAGAATCTTGTTGACAATATTGTCCAAATTAATCCTTCCAATGGACTTCTCAGTGCTACCAGGGAAGGTGTCTTGTGGGAGATGACACAAGTGGGTGTCCTGTTACCACAGGACTATCTATGGCAAGTGGAAGAG GAGAATATAACCTTTGGGGCTCGAGGAGAACTGGTCCAAGTAACCAAGCAAATTAGTGCCGTGCTCTTTCTCGGACTGTTTGTCTCAAGAGGCCTTGTGTCGACACTTTTATTGAAGCCAGCTGAGTATGGTGTCATGGAGACCGCCCCAAGTGATTTAGCGTCGTCAAATCTAAAG CCACTGGCATCCGAAATCAGCTCCCAGGTCTTTAGCGACGAAGATATGAAGtacatttataaaaaaatagATGACTCCATAAACTggtcaaag GCAAGTCTTAAGGAATGGGCTGAGGCTTTCGTTGACGCATTAGACAGAAGTTGA
- the LOC138033266 gene encoding protein cereblon-like, which produces MNVFSHQSLFLIILANVTLKNANSTNVDVQQISDSLLCRRCGHDIAEGSKLENRASKLALRQRNDTVLGVQQCLIQLFKNPHGQHFELITVTSANIMSHGEAVEEHSWFPGYAWRIAVCPQCGAHMGWAFEDPRQSDQQDNKNQRQHSHDHMKEDDSVKKPYKFVGLIYPNLIQEHYADSLIITPRAYRS; this is translated from the exons ATGAACGTTTTCTCTCACCAAAGCCTCTTTCTGATTATTTTGGCAAACGTCACCTTAAAAAATGCTAATTCAACAAACGTGGATGTTCAACAAATTTCAG ATTCCCTGCTTTGCAGAAGGTGTGGCCATGATATAGCAGAAGGCTCAAAGCTTGAAAACAGGGCTAGTAAACTTGCTCTACGACAGAGAAATGACACAGTACTTGGTGTTCAACAGTGCTTGATTCAGCTCTTCAAAAACCCTCATG GTCAACATTTTGAACTAATAACAGTGACTTCAGCCAATATCATGTCGCATGGTGAG GCGGTTGAGGAACACTCATGGTTTCCAGGATATGCTTGGCGCATAGCTGTTTGTCCACAATGTGGAGCACACATGGGATG GGCATTTGAAGATCCTCGCCAAAGTGACCAACAGGATAATAAAAACCAAAGGCAACATTCTCATGATCATATGAAGGAAGATGACAGCGTGAAAAAACCCTACAAATTTGTGGGCCTGATCTACCCAAACTTAATACAAGAACACT ATGCTGACTCCTTGATAATCACACCCAGAGCCTACAGAAGCTAA
- the LOC138033264 gene encoding uncharacterized protein isoform X1, translating to MADRNIQDEITRLRLKLLKQKMKSEPSGASYSGHMAPYVSPSNRRTGIQERLEAETLKSQKLLERVKEERQRQKKPTFNRNEDHTREMMMMMMMSQNMQMQQMMLQQMMSSSTAPGLQTTEKPAHNNVNSSSAFKPLEIEQIGHREMTPFTSQTQRIDPQPPVSRPTEPVSAQRKPLTRTVIRRGVATPVRPTERVPEPRPKPHASVNTGGFIGQVVRSNPVAPYPFPGPRGARKLRHYGYASWACFILISLLKKRQEKRLEAMAQLNGVINQAIDELHSKHYLDRDGAIYAILQDATQEDGLDLKIKNPGVFQRLSQESQAAIRELSSIVENLVDNIVQINPSNGLLSATREGVLWEMTQVGVLLPQDYLWQVEEENITFGARGELVQVTKQISAVLFLGLFVSRGLVSTLLLKPAEYGVMETAPSDLASSNLKVLASILMKIVREVSLLQKNKIMPLASEISSQVFSDEDMKYIYKKIDDSINWSKASLKEWAEAFVDALDRS from the exons atggcggataGAAACATTCAAGACGAAATAACAAGACTGCGTTTAAAATTGCTCAAGCAA aaaatgaaatcaGAGCCTTCTGGTGCAAGTTACAGCGGCCATATGGCACCTTACGTTTCTCCATCAAATCGACGCACTG GAATCCAGGAAAGGCTAGAAGCTGAAACTCTGAAGAGTCAAAAACTTCTTGAAAGAGTCAAG GAGGAGAGACAGCGTCAGAAAAAACCAACATTCAATAGAAATGAGGATCATACAAGAG agatgatgatgatgatgatgatgtcacaGAATATGCAAATGCAGCAGATGATGCTACAACAGATGATGTCATCCTCAACTGCACCTGgattacaaacaacagaaaagCCTGCTCATAACAA TGTCAACAGCTCTTCTGCATTCAAACCATTGGAGATTGAACAGATTGGTCATCGAGAAATGACACCATTTACCAGTCAGACGCAGAGaa TTGATCCTCAACCTCCTGTCTCCAGACCAACTGAACCAGTTTCTGCTCAGCGAAAACCTTTAACAAGAACAGTG ATACGAAGGGGTGTTGCTACTCCTGTCAGACCAACGGAGCGAGTTCCAGAGCCGAGGCCTAAACCTCATGCATCTGTTAATACTGGAGGCTTTATTGGTCAAGTTGTAAGGAGCAATCCGGTAGCACCATACCCTTTTCCTGGTCCCAGGGGAGCAAGAAAGTTGCGGCATTATGGCTATGCGTCTTGGGCTTGCTTTATACTTATATCCTTGTTAAAGAAACGTCAAGAGAAAAGGCTTGAAGCGATGGCACAGCTCAACGGTGTTATAAACCAAGCTATCGACGAACTCCATAGCAAGCACTATCTTGATCGCGATGGTGCTATTTACGCCATACTTCAAGATGCAACCCAAGAGGATGGCCTtgatctaaaaataaaaaatcctgGAGTTTTTCAGAGACTATCACAGGAATCTCAAGCGGCAATTCGAGAACTTTCATCAATTGTTGAGAATCTTGTTGACAATATTGTCCAAATTAATCCTTCCAATGGACTTCTCAGTGCTACCAGGGAAGGTGTCTTGTGGGAGATGACACAAGTGGGTGTCCTGTTACCACAGGACTATCTATGGCAAGTGGAAGAG GAGAATATAACCTTTGGGGCTCGAGGAGAACTGGTCCAAGTAACCAAGCAAATTAGTGCCGTGCTCTTTCTCGGACTGTTTGTCTCAAGAGGCCTTGTGTCGACACTTTTATTGAAGCCAGCTGAGTATGGTGTCATGGAGACCGCCCCAAGTGATTTAGCGTCGTCAAATCTAAAG GTTCTGGCTTCTAttcttatgaaaattgttcGTGAAGTTTCGCTGTTGCAAAAGAATAAAATCATG CCACTGGCATCCGAAATCAGCTCCCAGGTCTTTAGCGACGAAGATATGAAGtacatttataaaaaaatagATGACTCCATAAACTggtcaaag GCAAGTCTTAAGGAATGGGCTGAGGCTTTCGTTGACGCATTAGACAGAAGTTGA